TGATCTGACGCACTGCGTCGATCACACAGACGAAGGACCCCGCACGAGGACATCTGTCCCGTGCGGGGTCCTTTTCCAATTCCCGGGCCGCCGAGCCTGAACACGCCCCGACCGTGCCGTAAACACCCGTCGATCGTGCCGTAATCACCCGTCGAGCGTGCCTAAGAGCTCCGCCCGGGCGACCAGCGCACGCTCGACGGGTCGTTTCGGCACGTTCGGCGGGGTGTTTCGGCCCGCTCGGCGGGAGGGCGTCAGGCCGAGCCGACCCATTCGTCGCTGCCGTCGGCGAAGATCTGGTGCTTCCAGACCGGTAGGGCGTCCTTGACCGCGTCGACCATCCGCGCGCACGTCGCGAACGCCGCACCGCGGTGATCGGCCGCGACGGCGACGACCAGAGCCGCGTCACCGATCTCCAGGTCGCCGACCCGATGCGACACCGCGACGGCGCGTACCCCCTCGGCGGTCGCGGCGACGTCGGCGACGACACGGGCGATGACCTCGCCTGCGCTCGGATGGGCGGTGTAGTGGAGCGCGCCCACGTCCCGACCGCCGTCGTGGTTGCGTACCGCGCCCACGAAGTCGACGACGGCTCCCGCGGCGCCCTCGGACGCCGCCTCGACCGCGGTCCGGTGCTCATCGACATCGAGCGGCGCCTCGGTGACCATTGCGCGCACCACGACGGCGCCCATCAGTGATCGCCGCCGGCGATCTGGTCGAGCGCGTGGGTGAGGACCGGCTCGATCACGGCCAGTCCGTCGCGGACCCCACCGGTCGACCCGGGGAGGTTGACGATCAGGGTTCGCCCGGCGAGACCCGCGACCCCGCGCGAGAGGATCGCCGTCGGCACGGCATCGGATCCGGCCGCGCGGACCGCGTCGGCGAGTCCGGGAATCTCGCGATCGATGACCCCGCGGGTCTGTTCGGGGGTTCCGTCGGTCGGACTCAGCCCGGTGCCCCCGGTCGTGATGATCAGCGACACCCCCGCAGCGACACCGTCGCGCAGCTGCGCCCCGACCTCGTCGCCGTCCGGGACCACCGAGACCGCGTCCACCGCGATGTCGTGCGCAACCAGCCAGTCGGCGATGACGGGTCCGGTGCGGTCCGGGTAGGTGCCCGCCGCGGCGCGCGTGGAGGCGACGACGACGCGGGCGGTGCGCCGGCTAGTCACGGGTCCAGTGTCCGTGCTTACCGCCGAACTTCTCGACCAGACGCACGTCGTCCATGCGGGCGCGCGGATCGAGGGCCTTGACCATGTCGTGCAGGGTGAGTCCGGCGACGGCGACCGCGGTGAGCGCCTCCATCTCGACCCCTGTGCGGTCGGTGGTCTGCGCGGTGGCGGTGACGGCGATGCTGTCGGCGGCGATGTCGAAATCGACGCTGACCGACGACAGTGCCACCTGATGGCACAGCGGGATCAGATCAGGTGTGTGTTTGGCGCCCATGATCGCGGCGACGCGGGCGGTGGCCAGCGCATCACCCTTGGCGAGGGTGCCGTCGGACAGGTGACCGACGACCTCGGCGGTCGTGCGGAACGTCCCCGCGGCGACGGCGGTCCGATGGGTCACCGACTTGCCTCCGACATCGACCATCCGGGCCGCGCCCGAGGGATCGATGTGTGTCAGACCGCCCGTCGACTCGCCGTCAGGGCTCGTCGACTCGGAGTCGGGCACCGATCAGCGGTTGACGTGGGTCTCGGGGTGCACGTACGAGAGGTGCTCGACGGGCAACGGGAACTCGACGTCCCCGAACGGGGAGAGCGCACCGGAGATGCTCGCCGCGAACTCCGACACCGCGTGCTCGTGATCACCGTCGTCCGACTGGGGCCAGCCGTTGTCGACATACCGCTTCTTTTCAGCCACGGGCTCATTCTGCCATGACCCCCATCTGGTCGGTGTCACAGCCAGATAAGATCGCTTCGATGAGTTCTGACGATCGTCCCGGCACGGGCGCCGGCCCCGAGCGTCACGTGGGTCTGGCCCAGGACCTGGCCGGTCGCACGGACGAGCAACTCGTCGAACTGCTCCTCGCCCGCCCCGACCTCGCGACTCCCCCACCGACGAGCACCGCGGTCCTCGCGCAGCGGGCGCTGGCCGGTCCGTCGATCAGCCTGGCCGCCGAAGACCTCGACCTGCTCGCCGCCGCGGTCATCGAGCAGGCGATCACGGCGACCACCGACGCCGCACACCGCACGATCCTCGCCCCGACGTCGGCGAAGGCCGTCCTCTCCGCACTTGCCGGCCGAGCCGACAAGGACGACATCCGCGAACGCATCGCGTTGCTGCGCAGCCGTGCACTGCTCTGGGGTCCAGATTCCGCCCTCGAGACCGGCTCGCACACCCCGAGTGCCCTCTCGACGAGGGCGATGCACCTGAACGGTCCGCTCTCGACGATGACGCTGGCCGAGATCGCCGACGTGCTGGCGGGACTCAGCGATCGGGAACGCGAACTCATCGAGACCCTCGCCACCGGTTCCGCGTTGGGGCGCACCCGCGACGCCGCGCCCGACGCCGACCCGGCCCGCCCTGTCCCGCACCTGATCTCACTCGGACTGCTCGCCCGGGTGGACGACCAGACCGTCGAGCTCCCACCGGTCCTCGGTCAGTTGCTGCGCGGCGAGAAGCCGGCCGAGCCGAACGACCTGCGCGCACCGGCGCTCGTCCCGGCCGACACGACCCGCAAGTTCAAGGCGGCCGACGTCGAGGCCGCGGCCGGCGGTGAGGCCCTCGAACTCCTGCGCCATCTCACCGACACCGTCGAGGTCCTCGGCCGGTCGCCGGCGCTCGTGCTGCGTGCAGGCGGGCTCGGGGTCCGCGAGATGCGACGACTGTCCAAGGCAACCGGAATCGACATCGTCCGGCAGGGTTTCGTGATCGAGCTGCTCGCGGGCGCCCGTCTGATCGACAACGGGTTCCCCGACCCGCCGATCGACAGCGGCGAGACCGCGTGGACGCCGACCGTGACCGCCGACCAGTGGCTGCACCAGCCGCCCGAACGTCGGTGGTACGCCATCGCCGACGCGTGGATGACGTTGCCGCGCCGGCCGTGGCAGATCGGCGAGGACAGCGCCGAGGGGTCGGCGATCCCGTCGTTGGCGGGTGACCTCTATGACGTGCAGGCCCCGGTCGAGCGCCGGATGTTGTTGAGCGCGTTGGCCACAGGTACCTCCGGCGTGTCGGTCGACGTCGACTCCCTGGCCCGTCTGATCGGCTGGCGACACCCGCGGTGGCAACGTCGGATGTCGCGACGACTCATCGACGCGACCCTCGAGGAGGCCCGGTCGCTCGGACTCGTCGCCCATGGCGCGCTCACCGCTGCGGGACGGGCCATCATCGCCGACCCGGCCACGCAGAACGGCGATCCGGAGAAGGCGGTGTCGACGGTGATGGGGCGCGCGTTGCCCGACCCGATCGACTTCTTCCTCACCCAGGCCGACCTGACCGTCACCGCACCCGGACCGTTGACACCGGAGCTCTCCGCCGAGCTGGCCCTGGTCGCCGACCTGGAATCCGGTGGTGCGGCGTCGGTCTACCGCGTCACCGATTCGACGGTGCGTCGCGCGTTGGACACCGGCCGCACCGGGACCGAGCTCACCGGCTTCTTCACCGCGCATTCGAAAACCCCGGTTCCCCAGTCACTCGAATACCTCATCGACGACGTCGCCCGCCGACACGGCCAACTCCGCGTCGGCGTCGCCTCGGCGTTCATCCGGTGCGAGGACCCCACGACGCTCGCGGCCGTTCTCGCCTCCCCGGTCGCGGAG
This window of the Williamsia phyllosphaerae genome carries:
- a CDS encoding molybdenum cofactor biosynthesis protein MoaE is translated as MGAVVVRAMVTEAPLDVDEHRTAVEAASEGAAGAVVDFVGAVRNHDGGRDVGALHYTAHPSAGEVIARVVADVAATAEGVRAVAVSHRVGDLEIGDAALVVAVAADHRGAAFATCARMVDAVKDALPVWKHQIFADGSDEWVGSA
- a CDS encoding MogA/MoaB family molybdenum cofactor biosynthesis protein gives rise to the protein MTSRRTARVVVASTRAAAGTYPDRTGPVIADWLVAHDIAVDAVSVVPDGDEVGAQLRDGVAAGVSLIITTGGTGLSPTDGTPEQTRGVIDREIPGLADAVRAAGSDAVPTAILSRGVAGLAGRTLIVNLPGSTGGVRDGLAVIEPVLTHALDQIAGGDH
- the moaC gene encoding cyclic pyranopterin monophosphate synthase MoaC, encoding MPDSESTSPDGESTGGLTHIDPSGAARMVDVGGKSVTHRTAVAAGTFRTTAEVVGHLSDGTLAKGDALATARVAAIMGAKHTPDLIPLCHQVALSSVSVDFDIAADSIAVTATAQTTDRTGVEMEALTAVAVAGLTLHDMVKALDPRARMDDVRLVEKFGGKHGHWTRD
- a CDS encoding helicase-associated domain-containing protein, yielding MSSDDRPGTGAGPERHVGLAQDLAGRTDEQLVELLLARPDLATPPPTSTAVLAQRALAGPSISLAAEDLDLLAAAVIEQAITATTDAAHRTILAPTSAKAVLSALAGRADKDDIRERIALLRSRALLWGPDSALETGSHTPSALSTRAMHLNGPLSTMTLAEIADVLAGLSDRERELIETLATGSALGRTRDAAPDADPARPVPHLISLGLLARVDDQTVELPPVLGQLLRGEKPAEPNDLRAPALVPADTTRKFKAADVEAAAGGEALELLRHLTDTVEVLGRSPALVLRAGGLGVREMRRLSKATGIDIVRQGFVIELLAGARLIDNGFPDPPIDSGETAWTPTVTADQWLHQPPERRWYAIADAWMTLPRRPWQIGEDSAEGSAIPSLAGDLYDVQAPVERRMLLSALATGTSGVSVDVDSLARLIGWRHPRWQRRMSRRLIDATLEEARSLGLVAHGALTAAGRAIIADPATQNGDPEKAVSTVMGRALPDPIDFFLTQADLTVTAPGPLTPELSAELALVADLESGGAASVYRVTDSTVRRALDTGRTGTELTGFFTAHSKTPVPQSLEYLIDDVARRHGQLRVGVASAFIRCEDPTTLAAVLASPVAETLALRALAPTVAISQASLKTVLDELRAAGFAPAGEDSSGDLVDLRERGARVPALRAVRRSPRRPVASPEQMTTVVSRMRTQDAAVSAVPSGATGNSVRAGGGEPATALLQLAMRVGRKVRIGYVDAHGSASRHIVVPRLVGAGQLIVTEDDGLSDQHYALHRITSVELIEE